The Humulus lupulus chromosome 4, drHumLupu1.1, whole genome shotgun sequence genome has a window encoding:
- the LOC133832722 gene encoding uncharacterized protein LOC133832722 — protein MDELRNAAQPWGAVDPNIQAQLDLLTRLVRDLIDIDMERQRGSPFSECINQLPIPVKFKIPTWKMYIGLEDPVSHVHHFELQTDLQGVRDDARCRCFPAVDAMPLPAEPNDLVDIKQKDNEPLKEYIQHFMQEATRVKSLSDDGKLIAINSGVKEKTSDGNTTNPAEGSKNGGKNDKCGNGAGSSGSQNDSKKPKTAEQPKLREYIPKFTTYIILMESRADVFNATQAVLPYRRPPPLRKDASRRDMTKFCRFHNDYGHETNEYNHLNKEIEFLIRKNNAHLKRYVRPAADQHPQQPHQQQS, from the exons ATGGATGAGCTTCGTAATGCAGCACAACCCTGGGGAGCTGtagaccctaacatccaagcccAGTTGGATCTGTTAACCCGACTGGTAAGGGACTTAATAGATATTGATATGGAAAGGCAGAGAGGTTCCCCCTTTTCAGAATGTATTAATCAGCTGCCCatacctgtcaaattcaaaatACCAACATGGAAAATGTATATTGGGTTggaggacccagtatctcatgtccaTCACTTTGAACTACAGACTGATTTACAGGGAGTTAGGGATGATGCCAGGTGCAGGTGCTTCCcagctgttgacg CAATGCCCCTTCCCGCCGAGCCGAATGACCTGGTGGACATAAAACAAAAAGATAATGAACCTTTGAAGGAGTACATTCAACATTTTATGCAGGAAGCCACCAGGGTGAAATCCCTAAGTGATGATGGTAAGTTGATAGCCATCAATTCGGGAGTCAAG GAGAAAACAAGTGATGGGAACACCACCAACCCTGCAGAAGGAAGTAAAAATGGGGGCAAGAATGACAAATGCGGTAACGGGGCTGGAAGCAGTGGTAGCCAGAATGACAGCAAGAAGCCTAAGACCGCCGAGCAGCCAAAACTGCGAGAATACATACCCAAATTTACTACTTACATTATCCTAATGGAGTCCCGAGCAGATGTTTTCAATGCCACCCAAGCAGTATTACCTTACAGGAGACCACCACCATTAAGGAAAGATGCTAGTAGACGGGATATGACCAAGTTCTGTCGGTTTCACAATGATTATGGTCACGAAACCAATGAATATAACCACTTGAATAAGGAAATAGAATTCCTCATTAGAAAAAACAATGCtcatctgaagaggtatgtacgACCGGCTGCCGACCAACATCCTCAACAGCCTCATCAGCAACAGTCTTAG